In the Candidatus Binatota bacterium genome, one interval contains:
- a CDS encoding HupE/UreJ family protein yields the protein MSNFTALLLTTLLALLPLAAPRAAHAHAFSPVLFELSEDATDPGLVHARWTTSVIRLRGSELSPAMPARCQPVGEVKETRSDARVIVEWTERCAAASTDRAVDTGTSVLAGATIAVTGLPGSGKDVLLRLQLADGRSLQAVLRAESPAWTVPLAGTRGSVARGYFALGARHIAGGLDHLLFVFGLLLLVTGLPMLVKTVTAFTLGHSITLSLAVVGLLPTSSAWIEPAIAASILVLAVELTRPQQEHATLMHRRPWLVAAAFGLLHGLGFAGALAEVGLPGNEVVTALLSFNLGIEAGQLAFVLAVLAARRITSGATSRLLAGLPPWASRMVVQAPVYSLGCLSVYWLLQRSSVALGIRVAGGLL from the coding sequence ATGAGCAACTTCACTGCTTTACTACTGACTACCTTGCTCGCGCTGCTGCCGCTGGCTGCACCCCGGGCGGCCCACGCGCACGCATTCTCGCCGGTGCTCTTCGAGCTCAGCGAAGACGCGACCGACCCTGGGCTCGTGCACGCGCGTTGGACCACGTCGGTGATTAGGCTTCGTGGCAGCGAACTGAGCCCGGCCATGCCGGCCCGATGCCAGCCCGTGGGCGAGGTGAAAGAAACGCGAAGCGACGCGCGAGTGATCGTCGAATGGACTGAACGCTGCGCTGCGGCGTCCACCGACCGGGCGGTGGACACCGGCACAAGCGTGCTGGCCGGCGCAACCATCGCGGTGACCGGCCTGCCCGGCTCAGGCAAGGACGTGCTGCTGCGCCTTCAACTGGCCGACGGTCGCAGCCTGCAGGCGGTGCTGCGCGCCGAGTCGCCAGCGTGGACCGTACCGCTGGCCGGCACGCGCGGCTCGGTGGCGCGCGGCTACTTCGCGCTGGGCGCGCGTCACATCGCCGGCGGGCTGGACCACCTGCTGTTTGTTTTCGGCCTGCTCCTGCTCGTTACCGGCCTGCCCATGCTCGTGAAGACTGTCACCGCGTTTACGCTCGGCCACAGCATCACGCTCAGCCTCGCCGTCGTCGGCCTTCTGCCGACATCGTCAGCGTGGATAGAGCCTGCCATAGCCGCGAGCATCCTGGTGCTCGCTGTCGAGCTCACCCGGCCGCAGCAAGAACACGCGACACTCATGCACCGCAGGCCGTGGCTGGTGGCGGCCGCCTTCGGTCTGCTGCACGGCCTGGGCTTCGCCGGCGCGCTGGCCGAAGTGGGCCTGCCCGGCAACGAAGTAGTGACGGCGCTGCTCTCGTTCAACCTCGGAATAGAGGCCGGGCAGCTTGCGTTCGTGCTCGCGGTGCTGGCCGCTCGGCGTATAACTAGCGGTGCGACGTCTCGCCTACTGGCTGGCCTGCCGCCATGGGCGTCGCGGATGGTCGTGCAGGCCCCGGTCTACTCGCTGGGCTGCCTGTCGGTGTACTGGTTGCTGCAGCGCAGCTCGGTTGCACTTGGAATTCGCGTAGCGGGTGGTCTGTTATAG
- a CDS encoding peptidyl-prolyl cis-trans isomerase — MRRQVVIFVVGGLLLFAVDVWVTLGGAAKPGLRGGTATLTAVRVEALIGQYRRALGREPGSAERQALVEHAVTNEILYREALARGLDRNDSGVRFRLAEKMRFLAGEQATADEHTRERLYRQALELELDRDDLVLRRLLVQKMRLLLRAGLSLENPSDERLLAWMRGHAREYQQPARVDLRHLFFSSDGEGGASAARQRAERALAAASADAHTGGVAAADAITLPAGDPFMPGNRFSNVSRGTLARSFGPAFADAVMSLPADDQPLNDQPRGNWQGPVESAYGWHLLRVGNRRPARLPALDSVRSRLTAALANHERDLHYSEQLTELRGAWTIVVEAPR, encoded by the coding sequence TTGAGACGGCAGGTTGTGATTTTTGTGGTGGGCGGGCTGCTGCTGTTCGCCGTCGATGTGTGGGTGACCCTGGGTGGCGCCGCGAAGCCGGGGTTGCGGGGCGGCACGGCGACCTTGACCGCGGTCCGGGTCGAGGCGCTGATAGGCCAGTACCGTCGTGCGCTTGGCCGCGAGCCCGGTAGCGCCGAGCGGCAGGCGCTGGTCGAGCACGCCGTAACGAACGAGATACTCTACCGCGAGGCGTTGGCGCGGGGGCTTGATCGCAACGACAGCGGCGTGCGCTTTCGCCTTGCCGAAAAAATGCGCTTCCTCGCTGGCGAGCAGGCAACGGCCGACGAGCACACGCGCGAGCGGCTGTACCGGCAGGCTCTCGAGCTCGAGCTCGATCGCGATGACCTCGTGCTCCGCCGCCTGCTGGTGCAGAAGATGCGGCTGCTTCTGCGTGCTGGCCTGTCCTTGGAAAACCCCAGCGACGAGCGTTTGCTTGCCTGGATGCGTGGTCACGCCCGGGAGTATCAGCAGCCCGCACGCGTGGACCTGCGGCACCTCTTTTTCTCCTCCGACGGTGAGGGTGGTGCCAGTGCTGCGCGCCAACGCGCGGAGCGAGCGCTGGCCGCGGCGTCGGCGGATGCGCATACCGGTGGTGTCGCAGCAGCCGACGCCATAACTCTGCCGGCCGGTGATCCTTTTATGCCCGGCAATCGTTTCAGCAACGTATCGCGGGGGACATTGGCGCGCAGCTTCGGCCCGGCTTTCGCCGATGCGGTTATGTCGCTGCCGGCAGACGACCAACCGCTCAACGATCAGCCGCGCGGCAACTGGCAGGGCCCCGTCGAGTCGGCCTACGGCTGGCACCTGCTGCGCGTTGGCAACCGCCGGCCGGCCAGGCTGCCAGCGCTCGACTCGGTGAGGAGCAGGCTCACTGCGGCGCTGGCCAACCACGAGCGCGACCTGCACTACAGCGAACAGCTGACCGAGCTGCGCGGGGCCTGGACCATCGTCGTGGAAGCGCCGAGATGA
- a CDS encoding isocitrate lyase/PEP mutase family protein — MAEIHPLLQQKKVFMSVGVWDPLSALLAERAGFDSVFLSGYAVAGATLGLPDFGMMTQTEVLDAARRVIAAVDLPVIVDGDTGHGGVLNVQRMVRELVAMGAAGVILEDQVWPKRCGHMVDKQVVSLEEHAAKIAAAREAIGDNRLMIVGRTDAIAPLGLDEAIRRGNAYARAGADLVFVEAPETVEDMKRIVAEIDAPLTLNMIDGGKTPRLSLEQVHELGFVSVGYVLTALFSATAAMARAFQHLREQGTSEGLDDSMVSFDEFTSLVGLQECYETDRRFRKGEKA; from the coding sequence ATGGCTGAAATTCATCCGCTGTTGCAGCAGAAAAAAGTATTCATGTCGGTCGGCGTGTGGGATCCTTTGAGCGCCTTGCTGGCTGAGCGCGCCGGTTTCGACTCTGTGTTTCTCAGCGGTTACGCGGTGGCCGGTGCGACCCTGGGCTTGCCGGACTTCGGCATGATGACGCAGACCGAGGTGCTCGATGCCGCCCGGCGCGTGATCGCGGCCGTCGATCTGCCGGTCATCGTTGACGGCGACACCGGTCACGGCGGGGTGCTCAACGTGCAACGCATGGTTCGCGAACTCGTGGCCATGGGTGCGGCCGGTGTCATTCTCGAAGACCAGGTCTGGCCCAAGCGCTGCGGTCACATGGTCGACAAGCAGGTCGTTTCGCTCGAGGAGCACGCCGCTAAGATCGCGGCGGCTCGCGAGGCCATCGGCGACAATCGCCTGATGATAGTTGGTCGCACCGATGCCATCGCGCCGCTGGGCCTCGACGAGGCCATACGGCGCGGCAATGCATACGCGCGCGCTGGCGCCGACCTGGTGTTCGTGGAGGCTCCCGAAACCGTCGAAGACATGAAGCGGATAGTGGCCGAAATCGACGCGCCCCTGACCCTCAACATGATAGACGGCGGCAAGACGCCGCGCCTGTCGCTCGAGCAAGTCCACGAGTTGGGCTTCGTGTCGGTGGGTTACGTGCTCACTGCCCTGTTCTCGGCCACGGCCGCCATGGCGCGCGCGTTTCAACACCTTCGCGAACAAGGCACGAGCGAAGGCCTGGACGACAGCATGGTGAGCTTTGATGAGTTTACCTCCCTGGTGGGCCTGCAGGAATGCTACGAAACCGACCGCAGGTTCAGAAAAGGAGAAAAGGCCTGA
- a CDS encoding TIGR03617 family F420-dependent LLM class oxidoreductase yields MKIETGIPLNDWRAVAAAAQRAEQLGFDGVLSFEIANDPFMPLALAALATERVSLGTAIAVAFPRSPMVVANTAWDLNLQSGGRFTLGLGTQVKGHNERRFSVPWSAPLPRMREYVQALRAIWRCWEDGEKLDFTGEHYNFTLMTPEFSPPPSGLPPVPVTIAAVRPAMLKMAGQICDGVRLHGFATRRYLDQVAMPALAEGMKKGGRARNEFEIWGGGFISTGPDEESVAKQREWVRYRIGFYGSTRSYLPVLEAHGWEELGAKLNGMARAGQWKEMPAEIPDEVLDEFTVSATWKDLAPAVEQRFGGVSDSITLEAPAADAGLDGEFGELLTDLKRIPSPFAPT; encoded by the coding sequence GTGAAAATCGAAACAGGTATTCCACTGAACGACTGGCGCGCCGTTGCGGCGGCCGCGCAACGCGCCGAGCAACTCGGTTTTGACGGCGTGTTGAGCTTTGAGATAGCCAACGACCCCTTCATGCCGCTGGCCCTCGCCGCCCTGGCCACCGAGCGCGTGAGCCTGGGCACAGCCATCGCGGTGGCATTTCCGCGCAGCCCCATGGTGGTGGCCAACACAGCCTGGGACCTCAACCTGCAGTCGGGCGGGCGCTTCACGCTGGGCCTGGGCACCCAGGTCAAGGGCCACAACGAGCGCCGCTTCAGCGTACCGTGGTCGGCGCCGTTGCCGCGCATGCGCGAGTACGTGCAAGCGTTGCGCGCGATCTGGCGCTGCTGGGAGGACGGTGAGAAGCTCGACTTCACGGGCGAGCACTACAACTTTACCTTGATGACGCCCGAGTTCTCACCGCCACCTTCGGGTCTGCCGCCCGTGCCGGTCACCATAGCCGCGGTGCGACCGGCGATGCTCAAGATGGCCGGGCAGATCTGCGATGGTGTGCGCCTGCACGGGTTTGCCACTCGCCGCTACCTCGACCAGGTGGCCATGCCGGCGCTGGCAGAAGGAATGAAGAAAGGCGGCCGCGCGCGCAACGAGTTCGAAATATGGGGCGGCGGTTTTATCTCCACCGGGCCCGACGAAGAAAGCGTGGCCAAGCAGCGCGAGTGGGTGCGCTACCGCATTGGTTTTTACGGGTCCACGCGCAGCTACCTGCCGGTGCTCGAGGCCCACGGCTGGGAAGAGCTTGGCGCGAAACTGAACGGCATGGCGCGTGCCGGACAGTGGAAAGAAATGCCCGCCGAGATACCCGACGAGGTGCTCGACGAGTTCACGGTGTCGGCCACCTGGAAAGACCTCGCGCCGGCCGTCGAGCAACGCTTCGGCGGCGTATCCGACAGCATCACACTGGAAGCCCCCGCAGCCGACGCCGGCCTGGACGGCGAGTTCGGCGAACTGCTCACGGATCTCAAGCGTATACCCTCGCCCTTCGCCCCCACCTGA
- a CDS encoding thiolase family protein has translation MNVSILGSGLYPFGRHEGVGPIEMGVAAANDALSDAGLGWNDIQFACAGSLEVLQPDTMIKHMGLTGIPFTTLYNGCATGGNLLLTAANAITAGQADVAIAVGMDKHPRGAFSVGDTLESIGLGQWYGETGLALNPQYFAMKTMRYMHDHGISEDCLNRVSAKAFRNGSLNERAWRRKEISEEEIAGSPMVCDPLRKYHFCSPSEGAVAVVLCRADIAARYTTSPVQLRADVFRTRRYGSFETLTPSTPVRWVPGPSVEASREAFEAAGVGPEDIDVMQLQDTEAGHEIMHMAECGFCADGEQEALVRDGETAIEGRMPINTDGGLLANGEPIGASGLRQVHEVCLQLRGRAGAHQVPGSPRTGFTHVYGFPGVSCVTILTSS, from the coding sequence ATGAACGTCTCGATACTGGGTAGCGGGCTTTACCCCTTCGGTCGACACGAGGGCGTGGGCCCCATCGAAATGGGCGTGGCCGCTGCCAACGACGCGCTTTCGGACGCCGGCCTTGGCTGGAACGACATACAGTTTGCCTGCGCGGGCAGCCTCGAAGTGTTGCAGCCCGACACCATGATCAAGCATATGGGGCTGACGGGCATACCGTTTACCACGCTTTACAACGGCTGCGCCACCGGCGGCAACCTGTTGTTGACCGCCGCCAACGCGATCACTGCCGGGCAGGCCGACGTGGCCATAGCCGTGGGTATGGACAAGCACCCGCGCGGCGCGTTCTCTGTGGGCGACACGCTGGAGAGCATCGGGCTGGGGCAGTGGTACGGCGAGACCGGCCTGGCGCTCAACCCGCAGTACTTCGCCATGAAGACAATGCGCTACATGCACGACCACGGCATCAGCGAGGACTGTCTCAATCGCGTGTCGGCCAAGGCTTTTCGCAACGGCTCGCTGAATGAGCGGGCATGGCGGCGCAAGGAGATAAGTGAAGAAGAGATCGCCGGATCGCCGATGGTCTGCGATCCGCTGCGCAAGTATCACTTCTGCTCGCCCAGCGAGGGCGCGGTAGCGGTAGTGCTTTGCCGCGCCGATATCGCGGCGCGCTACACGACCAGCCCCGTGCAGCTGCGCGCCGACGTGTTCCGCACTCGCCGTTACGGGTCGTTCGAGACGCTGACCCCGTCTACGCCCGTGCGCTGGGTGCCAGGGCCGTCGGTGGAAGCCTCGCGCGAGGCTTTTGAAGCCGCGGGCGTGGGTCCCGAAGACATCGACGTCATGCAATTGCAGGACACCGAGGCCGGCCACGAGATCATGCACATGGCCGAGTGCGGATTCTGCGCCGACGGCGAACAGGAAGCGCTCGTTCGCGACGGCGAGACCGCCATCGAGGGGCGCATGCCGATAAACACCGACGGCGGATTGCTGGCCAACGGCGAGCCCATCGGCGCCTCGGGCTTGCGGCAGGTGCACGAGGTCTGCCTGCAGCTACGGGGGCGCGCCGGCGCTCACCAGGTGCCCGGCAGTCCCCGCACGGGCTTCACCCACGTGTACGGATTCCCCGGCGTGAGCTGCGTCACCATCCTCACTTCTTCCTGA
- a CDS encoding Zn-ribbon domain-containing OB-fold protein: MSTQRPVAEGLFTWPSEHPALLGSRCPDCGETTFPVQRGCPACPSQACEEVELGRSGTLWTWTVQHFPPPHPWTGNAREFVPFGVGYIELEDGVRVEARLTENDPSRLRIGMEMELVIETFFQNDEGEEVVTFAFRPVEA, from the coding sequence ATGAGCACACAGAGACCTGTGGCCGAGGGTTTGTTCACCTGGCCGTCTGAGCATCCCGCCCTTCTCGGGAGTCGTTGCCCGGACTGCGGCGAGACAACTTTTCCGGTGCAGCGCGGTTGTCCGGCCTGTCCTTCGCAGGCCTGCGAAGAAGTCGAACTCGGGCGTAGCGGCACGCTGTGGACCTGGACGGTGCAGCACTTTCCGCCGCCTCACCCATGGACGGGCAACGCGCGCGAGTTCGTGCCCTTCGGTGTTGGGTATATCGAGCTGGAGGATGGGGTGCGCGTGGAAGCGCGCCTTACCGAAAACGATCCCTCGCGCTTGCGTATAGGCATGGAGATGGAGCTGGTGATCGAAACGTTTTTTCAAAACGACGAGGGCGAAGAGGTCGTTACTTTTGCTTTTCGGCCGGTAGAAGCATGA
- a CDS encoding DUF420 domain-containing protein, producing MMTDERDAFWRRIIYITSAVVCAAVAFLILGPRPEGVAGGLDVSGLPTVNATLNALSGLLLLTGLAMIKTGRRLAHRRAMLAAFASSAAFLVSYVVYHWYKAGPRHYEGEFKALYLSLLASHVVLAAVIMPLALLTLYRGWTDQLQAHRRIARVTLPLWLYVSATGVTIYFMLY from the coding sequence ATGATGACCGATGAACGAGACGCCTTCTGGCGGCGCATAATCTACATAACGTCTGCGGTGGTGTGCGCCGCGGTGGCGTTTCTCATCCTCGGCCCCCGCCCCGAGGGCGTGGCCGGTGGGCTGGACGTGTCGGGATTGCCGACGGTAAACGCCACCCTCAACGCCTTGAGCGGGCTGCTGCTGCTCACGGGCCTGGCCATGATAAAGACCGGCCGTCGCCTTGCCCATCGCCGTGCGATGCTGGCGGCCTTTGCCAGTTCTGCCGCGTTTCTCGTCAGCTACGTCGTCTACCACTGGTACAAGGCCGGGCCGCGCCACTACGAGGGCGAGTTCAAGGCGCTGTACCTGTCGCTGCTCGCCAGTCACGTAGTGCTGGCCGCGGTCATAATGCCGCTGGCCCTGCTCACCCTCTACCGTGGTTGGACCGACCAGCTGCAAGCGCACCGCCGCATAGCCCGCGTCACCTTGCCACTGTGGCTCTACGTATCGGCCACCGGCGTGACGATTTACTTCATGTTGTACTGA
- a CDS encoding glycine--tRNA ligase codes for METIVNLSKRRGFVFQSSEIYGGLNSCWDYGPLGAELKRNVKEAWWRDTVTTRPDVAGLDCSILMHPRVWEASGHLDNFTDPMVDCKLCKGRFRADQLEHASCPKKPSKRPGECEGELTEPRNFNLMFKTHMGPVEDSAAAVYLRPETAQGIFVNFVNVVNSARMKPPFGIAQQGKSFRNEITPGNFLFRTREFEQMELEFFVPPGSDDAWYEYWQARRMAWYTDYGINPERLRLRCHADDELAHYAKGCADVEYEFPIGWQELEGIANRTDFDLKAHMEASGKDLSFFDPQSKERFVPYVIEPSAGADRSTLAFLVDAYHEDPPEEGRPADDRRVVLKFHPSLAPVKLAVFPLMRKEGHPEKAMKIVEELRGHFAVQYDQAGSIGRRYRRQDEIGTPLGVTVDHQTMEDDTVTLRDRDTMEQQRVSISALQGIVRDKIAPPVSTGPLSPEEN; via the coding sequence ATGGAAACCATCGTCAACCTCAGCAAGAGGCGTGGTTTCGTATTCCAGAGCTCTGAGATCTATGGCGGCCTGAACAGTTGCTGGGACTACGGGCCGCTGGGCGCCGAGCTCAAGCGCAACGTCAAGGAGGCCTGGTGGCGCGACACCGTCACCACGCGCCCCGACGTGGCTGGCCTGGACTGCTCCATCCTGATGCACCCGCGGGTGTGGGAGGCATCGGGCCACCTCGACAATTTCACCGACCCGATGGTGGACTGCAAGCTGTGCAAGGGGCGTTTTCGCGCCGACCAGCTCGAGCACGCCAGCTGCCCTAAAAAGCCGAGCAAGCGCCCGGGCGAGTGCGAAGGCGAACTCACCGAGCCGCGCAACTTCAACCTCATGTTCAAGACGCACATGGGCCCGGTCGAAGACTCGGCGGCGGCCGTCTACCTGCGGCCGGAAACCGCGCAAGGCATATTCGTCAACTTCGTCAACGTGGTGAACTCCGCGCGCATGAAGCCGCCCTTCGGCATAGCGCAGCAGGGCAAGAGTTTTCGCAACGAGATCACGCCGGGCAACTTCCTGTTTCGTACCCGCGAGTTCGAGCAGATGGAGTTGGAGTTTTTCGTACCGCCGGGCAGCGACGACGCCTGGTACGAGTACTGGCAGGCCCGCCGCATGGCCTGGTACACCGACTACGGCATAAACCCCGAACGCCTGCGCCTGCGCTGTCACGCCGACGACGAGCTGGCCCACTACGCCAAGGGCTGCGCCGACGTGGAGTACGAGTTCCCGATCGGCTGGCAGGAGCTCGAGGGCATAGCCAATCGCACCGACTTTGATCTCAAGGCCCACATGGAAGCGTCGGGCAAGGACCTCAGCTTTTTCGACCCACAGTCAAAAGAGCGCTTCGTTCCCTACGTAATCGAGCCGTCGGCCGGCGCCGACCGCTCCACGCTGGCCTTCCTCGTAGACGCCTACCACGAGGATCCCCCGGAAGAGGGCCGCCCCGCGGACGACCGCCGCGTGGTGCTCAAGTTTCACCCGTCGCTGGCGCCGGTCAAGCTCGCCGTCTTCCCCCTCATGCGCAAGGAAGGCCACCCCGAAAAGGCCATGAAGATCGTCGAAGAACTCAGGGGACACTTCGCGGTGCAGTACGACCAGGCCGGCTCCATCGGCCGCCGCTACCGGCGCCAGGACGAAATCGGTACGCCACTGGGAGTGACCGTGGATCACCAGACAATGGAAGACGACACCGTCACCCTGCGCGATCGCGACACGATGGAGCAACAGAGAGTCTCTATCAGCGCGCTGCAGGGTATAGTGCGCGATAAAATTGCGCCGCCGGTATCGACCGGACCATTGAGCCCCGAGGAAAACTGA
- a CDS encoding pyruvate, phosphate dikinase, which translates to MATTKKTNSKKKTATRKKAAGKKAARKPKFVYTFGDGRAEGDSSMRNLLGGKGANLAEMAGLGLPVPPGCTISTEVCALYDTKKDSYPAGLKEQLKAGLATIEKTMGKRLGDKANPLLVSVRSGARASMPGMMDTVLNLGLNDETVVGLAAASGNERFAWDSYRRFIQMYGDVVMDLKPTSAKESDPFEAIIEAKKIKHGLELDTELTTLHLQQLVREFKALIKRRLKREFPTDPMQQLWGAIGAVFRSWDNERAHVYRKLNNIPFDWGTAVNVQAMVFGNLGSSSATGVAFTRSPATGEKIFYGEFLVNAQGEDVVAGIRTPQQITLEGSRNWAEENQKDESDRERLYPSLEEVMPRCYKQLRKVASSLERHYRDMQDLEFTIERDRLWMLQTRGGKRTAAAAVKIAVDMARERLINRVTAVLRVDPDQVDQLLHPTIDQSANKDLLARGLGASPGAASGAVVFSAEDAVSAAEDGHKVLLVRVATSPEDIQGMVAAQGILTATGGRTSHAAVVARGMGTCCVVGCDKLKIDYARDRMTVDGRSIKRGDWVTIDGSSGEIYLGEVPTVEAVMTDEFDVLMGWADKLRTLDVRTNADTPADSKVARRFGAQGIGLCRTEHMFFEDDRILAIREMILAEDLAGREKALAKLLPHQRRDFLGIFKAMNGLPVTVRLLDPPLHEFLPHSDAEYAQQSKATGVPQAKLRELGDALHEFNPMLGHRGCRLAITYPEIYVMQTRAVIEAALQAAGKGIKVLPEIMIPLVGATPELAILRELVEQTAEEVFAKKKKRLKYSIGTMIEVPRAALTADDIAAHADFFSFGTNDLTQMGFGLSRDDSGRFLPAYVEAGVLNDDPFATLDTVGIGKLMEIAVEKGRSVKKTLKLGICGEHGGDPRSIMFCHTLGLDYVSCSPYRVPVARLAAAHAALAERD; encoded by the coding sequence ATGGCCACCACGAAAAAGACCAACAGCAAAAAGAAGACCGCCACCAGGAAAAAGGCAGCCGGGAAAAAAGCCGCGCGCAAGCCGAAGTTCGTCTACACCTTTGGCGACGGTAGAGCCGAGGGCGACTCGTCCATGCGCAACCTGCTCGGAGGCAAGGGGGCCAACCTGGCCGAGATGGCGGGGCTGGGGCTTCCCGTGCCTCCCGGTTGCACGATATCCACCGAGGTCTGCGCGCTTTACGACACGAAGAAAGACAGCTACCCCGCCGGGCTCAAGGAACAGCTGAAGGCCGGGCTCGCCACCATCGAAAAAACCATGGGCAAACGCCTGGGCGACAAGGCCAACCCACTGCTGGTGTCGGTGAGGTCGGGTGCGCGCGCGTCGATGCCCGGCATGATGGACACCGTGCTCAACCTCGGGCTCAACGACGAGACCGTCGTGGGACTGGCCGCGGCCAGTGGCAACGAGCGCTTCGCCTGGGACAGCTACCGGCGCTTCATACAGATGTACGGCGACGTGGTGATGGACCTCAAGCCCACGTCGGCAAAAGAATCCGATCCTTTCGAAGCCATCATCGAGGCCAAGAAGATCAAGCACGGCCTCGAGCTGGACACCGAACTCACAACGCTGCACCTGCAGCAGCTGGTGCGCGAGTTCAAGGCCCTGATCAAGAGGCGGCTCAAGCGCGAGTTTCCGACCGACCCCATGCAGCAGCTGTGGGGAGCCATCGGCGCGGTGTTTCGCAGCTGGGACAACGAGCGCGCGCACGTGTACCGCAAGCTTAACAACATACCCTTCGACTGGGGCACGGCGGTAAACGTGCAGGCCATGGTCTTTGGCAACCTGGGCAGCAGCTCGGCCACCGGCGTGGCCTTCACGCGCAGCCCGGCCACCGGCGAGAAAATTTTTTACGGCGAGTTCCTCGTCAACGCCCAGGGCGAAGACGTCGTAGCCGGCATACGCACGCCCCAGCAGATCACGCTGGAGGGTTCGCGCAACTGGGCCGAGGAAAACCAAAAGGACGAGTCCGACCGCGAGCGCCTCTACCCTTCGCTCGAAGAAGTGATGCCGCGTTGCTACAAGCAGCTGCGCAAGGTGGCAAGCTCGCTCGAGCGACACTACCGCGACATGCAGGACCTCGAGTTCACCATCGAGCGCGACCGACTGTGGATGCTGCAGACCCGCGGCGGCAAGCGCACGGCTGCGGCCGCGGTGAAGATCGCGGTCGACATGGCACGCGAGCGCCTCATCAATCGCGTCACAGCCGTACTGCGCGTTGACCCCGACCAGGTTGACCAGCTATTGCACCCCACCATCGACCAGTCGGCCAACAAGGACCTGCTGGCGCGCGGGCTGGGCGCTTCGCCAGGCGCGGCGTCGGGCGCGGTCGTGTTCTCGGCAGAGGACGCCGTGAGTGCCGCCGAAGACGGGCATAAAGTTCTCCTGGTACGGGTGGCCACTTCACCCGAAGACATACAGGGAATGGTCGCCGCCCAGGGCATCCTGACGGCTACCGGCGGGCGCACCTCGCACGCGGCCGTAGTGGCCCGCGGCATGGGTACCTGCTGCGTAGTGGGCTGCGATAAGCTCAAGATCGACTACGCGCGCGATCGCATGACCGTGGACGGGCGCAGCATCAAGCGCGGCGACTGGGTAACAATCGATGGCTCGTCGGGTGAGATCTACCTGGGCGAAGTGCCAACCGTAGAAGCCGTGATGACCGATGAGTTCGATGTGCTCATGGGCTGGGCCGACAAGCTGAGGACGCTCGACGTGCGCACCAACGCCGACACCCCCGCCGACTCCAAGGTGGCCCGACGCTTCGGTGCGCAAGGCATCGGCCTGTGCCGCACCGAGCACATGTTCTTCGAAGACGACCGCATACTGGCCATACGCGAGATGATACTGGCCGAGGATCTTGCCGGTCGCGAAAAAGCGCTGGCAAAGTTGCTGCCCCACCAGAGAAGAGATTTCCTGGGCATCTTCAAAGCCATGAACGGCTTACCCGTTACCGTGCGCCTGCTCGATCCGCCGCTGCACGAGTTCCTGCCGCACAGCGACGCGGAGTACGCCCAGCAGTCCAAGGCAACGGGGGTGCCGCAAGCGAAGCTGCGCGAGCTCGGCGACGCGCTGCACGAATTCAACCCCATGCTCGGCCACCGTGGCTGTCGCCTGGCGATCACCTACCCCGAAATCTACGTCATGCAGACCCGCGCCGTCATCGAAGCCGCGCTGCAAGCAGCGGGCAAGGGTATAAAAGTGCTGCCCGAGATAATGATCCCATTGGTGGGCGCGACCCCCGAGCTGGCAATACTGCGCGAGCTGGTCGAGCAGACCGCTGAAGAGGTGTTCGCGAAGAAGAAAAAACGGCTGAAATACAGCATCGGCACCATGATAGAAGTGCCGCGCGCCGCGCTCACCGCCGATGACATAGCGGCCCACGCCGACTTCTTCTCCTTTGGCACCAACGATCTCACGCAGATGGGCTTCGGCCTTTCGCGCGATGATTCGGGCCGCTTCCTGCCCGCTTACGTGGAGGCGGGCGTGCTCAACGATGACCCCTTTGCCACGCTCGACACGGTGGGTATAGGCAAGCTCATGGAGATCGCGGTGGAGAAGGGCCGCTCGGTGAAGAAGACGCTCAAGCTCGGCATATGCGGCGAGCACGGCGGCGACCCGAGGTCGATCATGTTCTGCCACACCCTGGGACTGGACTACGTATCCTGTTCGCCGTACCGGGTGCCCGTTGCACGGCTGGCGGCCGCGCACGCGGCCCTGGCCGAGCGAGACTGA